One window of Pirellulales bacterium genomic DNA carries:
- a CDS encoding formylmethanofuran dehydrogenase subunit A, whose amino-acid sequence MSLLKISGGTVYDPANKIDGQVRDLWIDNGRIVAAPTDPAVRPARVIDARGLVVMPGGIDMHCHIAGPKVNMARKLRPEEKRTAEPVRRTALTRSGTMGSVPSTFATGYKYAVLGYTTAFDAAIPALSARHAHEEFADTPCLDKGFYVLMGNNHYIMRAIQRGEHERAKAFIAWLLSSAKGYAAKLVNPGGVEVWKSRASGNVSALDDVVAPYDVTPRQIVQTVAQAVDELRLPHPVHIHANNLGLPGNWTTTLETMRLLEGHRGHMTHIQFHSYGGGEGDENTFNSKVVQLADYVNQHSNLTIDVGQVLFGKTTSMTGDGPLGYFLSKVYKSKWFSSDTEMEAGCGIAPIEYKNKSLINALQWAIGLEWYLLVDDPWRVVMSTDHPNGASFLAYPQIIRLLMDRTYRGDMIRQAHPSVRERTVLADLDREYTLSEICIITRAGPARILGLTNKGHLGVGADADVTIYTPDDNRETMFELPRYVIHAGRVVVEEGDVRDPVEG is encoded by the coding sequence ATGTCACTCTTAAAAATCTCGGGCGGCACGGTTTATGACCCCGCCAACAAGATCGACGGCCAGGTCCGCGACCTGTGGATCGACAATGGGCGCATCGTGGCCGCGCCGACCGATCCCGCGGTCCGGCCCGCGCGCGTGATCGACGCACGTGGGCTGGTCGTGATGCCGGGCGGCATCGACATGCACTGCCACATTGCCGGGCCGAAGGTGAACATGGCCCGCAAGCTGCGGCCCGAGGAGAAACGCACGGCCGAGCCGGTGCGCCGCACAGCGCTTACCCGCAGCGGCACGATGGGGAGCGTGCCGAGCACGTTTGCCACGGGCTACAAGTACGCGGTGCTCGGCTACACCACGGCGTTCGACGCCGCGATCCCCGCCCTCTCGGCCCGGCACGCGCACGAAGAATTTGCCGACACGCCCTGTTTGGACAAGGGCTTCTACGTCTTGATGGGGAACAATCACTACATCATGCGCGCCATCCAGCGGGGCGAGCACGAACGCGCCAAGGCATTCATCGCCTGGCTCTTGTCGTCGGCCAAGGGATACGCCGCGAAGCTGGTGAACCCCGGCGGCGTCGAAGTCTGGAAGAGCCGTGCCTCGGGCAATGTGAGCGCGCTCGACGATGTCGTTGCGCCCTACGACGTCACGCCGCGGCAAATCGTGCAGACCGTCGCCCAGGCCGTCGACGAATTGCGCCTGCCGCATCCGGTCCACATTCATGCCAACAACCTGGGGCTGCCGGGCAACTGGACCACCACGCTGGAAACGATGCGCCTCTTGGAAGGGCATCGCGGCCACATGACGCATATCCAGTTCCACAGCTACGGCGGCGGCGAAGGGGACGAGAACACTTTCAATTCGAAAGTCGTGCAGCTCGCCGACTACGTGAACCAGCACAGCAACCTGACGATCGACGTCGGACAGGTTTTGTTCGGCAAGACCACGAGCATGACCGGCGACGGGCCGCTGGGCTACTTCCTGAGCAAGGTGTACAAGTCGAAGTGGTTCAGCAGTGATACCGAGATGGAGGCCGGCTGCGGCATCGCGCCGATCGAATACAAGAACAAGAGCCTGATCAACGCCCTGCAATGGGCGATCGGCCTGGAATGGTACCTGCTGGTCGACGATCCGTGGCGCGTGGTGATGAGCACCGATCATCCCAACGGCGCGTCGTTCCTCGCTTATCCGCAGATCATCCGGTTGCTGATGGACCGCACCTACCGGGGCGACATGATCCGCCAGGCACACCCGAGCGTGCGCGAGCGCACCGTGCTGGCGGACCTCGATCGCGAGTACACGCTAAGCGAAATCTGCATCATCACGCGGGCCGGCCCGGCACGGATTCTCGGCCTTACCAACAAGGGGCACCTGGGCGTGGGGGCCGACGCCGATGTCACGATCTACACGCCCGACGACAACCGCGAAACGATGTTCGAACTGCCGCGCTACGTGATCCACGCCGGTCGCGTCGTGGTCGAAGAGGGGGACGTGCGCGATCCGGTCGAAGGCAA
- a CDS encoding DinB family protein gives MSARDIAWGEIDAARRYSLGLLESVHERDWFRQPTEGITHIAWQMGHLAAAQYSLCLLRLRGAQDTDAQILPPKFTELFLRGTAPVPDPAKYPAPAEILETLGRVQAAVETELARHADADLEQPQRGKPHPLFTTTLGGLFWCARHEMLHAGQVGLLKRLLGYAPKW, from the coding sequence ATGTCAGCACGCGATATCGCCTGGGGAGAAATCGACGCGGCACGCCGCTATTCGCTCGGGCTTTTGGAAAGCGTTCACGAGCGCGACTGGTTCCGGCAGCCGACCGAAGGCATCACGCACATTGCCTGGCAGATGGGGCACCTGGCCGCGGCCCAGTATTCGTTGTGCCTGCTGCGACTGCGTGGCGCCCAGGATACCGACGCACAGATTCTGCCCCCGAAGTTCACCGAACTTTTCTTGCGCGGCACGGCACCTGTTCCCGACCCGGCGAAATACCCGGCGCCGGCCGAAATCCTGGAAACGCTGGGCCGAGTCCAGGCGGCCGTCGAAACAGAACTGGCACGACATGCGGACGCCGACCTTGAACAACCGCAACGCGGCAAACCGCATCCGCTCTTTACGACAACACTCGGCGGACTCTTCTGGTGCGCCCGGCACGAAATGCTGCACGCCGGCCAGGTGGGTCTGCTCAAGCGACTGCTCGGCTACGCCCCCAAATGGTAA
- a CDS encoding pitrilysin family protein, whose translation MSDPILTHSFKNGLVLLGEPMEGVESAAFTIRVPAGTAYEPESLAGLSTLSCELALRGAGERDSRQFVTDLDNLGIERDANVSDAHTSFSGATLARNLFPALTIYADVLRRPRLPADQLSAARAVVLHELSGIEDDPAQKVILELRRRHFPSPWGRPSQGREESVKAVTLDDVRRYVAGSFRPNGAIVSVAGNFDWNAVRDLVAKLYEDWAPQPASEPTLGKPGKRWEHIEQESNQTQIGIAYSSVPYRDPDYFQAWGSVGVLSGGMSCRLFTEVREKRGLCYSVYASHQTLRDRAAVLCYAGTSSERAQETLDVTLGELVRLSKGIESEELGRLKARIKSGLVMQQESTSARSAAIARDWYYLGRVRTLDEVAALVDGLSRESINAFLAEHPPRDFTIVTLGPKPLEVPVGIS comes from the coding sequence GTGAGCGACCCGATTCTTACACATTCGTTCAAAAATGGCCTGGTCCTGCTGGGCGAGCCGATGGAGGGGGTCGAGTCGGCTGCCTTCACCATTCGCGTCCCCGCCGGTACCGCCTACGAACCGGAATCGCTGGCCGGGCTGAGCACGCTGTCCTGCGAGCTTGCCTTGCGCGGCGCCGGGGAACGTGACAGCCGGCAGTTCGTCACCGATCTCGACAACCTGGGAATCGAGCGCGACGCCAATGTTTCCGACGCGCACACCAGCTTCAGCGGCGCGACGCTCGCGCGCAATTTGTTTCCAGCGCTGACGATCTACGCCGACGTTTTGCGCCGCCCGAGATTGCCGGCCGATCAGTTGTCGGCGGCTCGGGCTGTGGTACTGCACGAGTTGAGCGGCATCGAGGACGATCCGGCGCAGAAAGTCATTCTCGAGTTGCGCCGCCGCCACTTTCCCTCGCCTTGGGGGCGCCCCAGCCAAGGGCGCGAGGAATCGGTCAAAGCCGTCACGCTCGACGATGTACGTCGATATGTGGCCGGCAGCTTCCGCCCGAACGGCGCGATCGTGAGCGTGGCCGGAAACTTCGATTGGAACGCGGTCCGCGACCTGGTCGCGAAGCTCTACGAAGACTGGGCGCCCCAGCCGGCCAGCGAACCGACGTTGGGTAAGCCGGGCAAGCGCTGGGAACACATCGAGCAAGAGTCCAATCAAACGCAGATCGGTATCGCCTACAGCAGCGTGCCCTATCGCGATCCTGATTATTTTCAGGCCTGGGGTTCGGTCGGCGTGCTGTCGGGAGGAATGAGCTGCCGGCTGTTTACCGAGGTGCGCGAGAAGCGCGGGCTGTGCTACAGCGTCTACGCCTCGCATCAAACGTTGCGTGATCGCGCCGCCGTGCTGTGCTACGCGGGCACGAGTTCGGAGCGGGCCCAGGAAACGCTGGATGTCACGCTCGGCGAACTGGTGCGATTGAGCAAGGGGATCGAAAGCGAAGAACTCGGCCGCTTGAAGGCGCGCATCAAGAGCGGCCTGGTGATGCAGCAGGAATCGACTTCCGCCCGCAGCGCCGCGATTGCCCGCGATTGGTACTACCTGGGGCGCGTGCGGACGCTGGACGAGGTGGCGGCGCTCGTGGACGGGCTGTCGCGCGAAAGCATCAACGCCTTCCTGGCCGAACATCCACCCCGGGATTTCACGATTGTCACGCTGGGACCAAAGCCCTTGGAGGTGCCCGTTGGAATTTCGTGA
- a CDS encoding iron chelate uptake ABC transporter family permease subunit yields MASWFYSLDAGVQDAILVIGIATMTNVACALLGCYLVLRRMSLLGDALSHAVLPGLVVAFVAAGSMNIVFMFAGALAVGLLTTFLTQTIHRQGGVSADASIGVVFTSLFALGVILIKRYGQGVDLDPDCVLYGQIDLVEFYTVPLWGYDVPRALVSILPVLLLNVAVIIALWKELKISAFDPALATTMGINADRLFYLLMALVALTTVASFEQVGSILVIAMLIVPGATAQLLTDRLRNMMLLAALVGVVAAVLGYALSVAWNVAAAGPMAVVAGACYALAALVSPRYGILSAMLRNAQISLRIVREDLLAMLYRLEELRIERRLGPREATQAVGAGVLANVGLWSLLRRGELQRSAVGLQLTDQGRRRAAELVRSHRLWEAYLVEHLGLAADHVHDPAERMEHFIDSRLQEQIVADLSDAQKDPHGREIPGG; encoded by the coding sequence GTGGCTAGCTGGTTCTACTCGCTCGACGCCGGCGTGCAGGACGCGATTCTCGTGATCGGCATTGCCACGATGACCAACGTGGCTTGCGCCCTGTTGGGCTGTTACCTGGTGCTGCGGCGCATGAGCCTATTGGGCGATGCCCTGTCGCATGCCGTGCTGCCGGGACTGGTCGTGGCCTTCGTTGCGGCGGGCAGCATGAACATCGTCTTCATGTTCGCCGGCGCCCTGGCCGTCGGGCTGCTGACGACATTTTTGACCCAGACCATTCATCGCCAAGGGGGCGTGTCGGCCGATGCTTCGATCGGCGTCGTTTTCACTTCCTTGTTCGCCCTGGGCGTGATCCTCATCAAGCGCTATGGGCAAGGCGTCGATCTCGATCCCGATTGCGTGCTGTACGGCCAGATCGACTTGGTGGAGTTTTACACCGTTCCCTTGTGGGGTTACGACGTGCCGCGGGCGCTGGTATCGATCCTTCCTGTTTTGTTATTGAACGTTGCCGTGATCATCGCCTTATGGAAGGAGCTGAAAATCAGCGCCTTCGACCCGGCGCTTGCGACGACGATGGGGATCAATGCCGATCGGCTGTTTTACTTGCTGATGGCGCTTGTCGCGCTGACGACCGTGGCTTCGTTCGAGCAGGTTGGTTCGATCCTGGTGATCGCCATGTTGATCGTTCCCGGCGCCACGGCGCAGCTGTTGACCGACCGGTTGCGGAACATGATGCTGTTGGCCGCCCTCGTCGGAGTCGTGGCGGCCGTGCTGGGGTACGCCTTGTCGGTGGCCTGGAACGTTGCCGCCGCGGGTCCCATGGCGGTAGTGGCCGGCGCCTGCTACGCTTTGGCGGCGCTCGTGTCGCCGCGCTATGGCATCCTGAGCGCCATGCTGCGCAACGCCCAGATTTCGCTCCGCATCGTGCGCGAAGATTTGCTGGCCATGCTCTATCGCCTCGAAGAATTGCGCATCGAGCGCCGGCTGGGCCCGCGCGAAGCGACGCAGGCCGTGGGCGCCGGGGTACTGGCCAACGTCGGGCTGTGGTCGCTGTTGCGGCGCGGCGAATTGCAGCGCTCGGCCGTAGGCTTGCAACTGACCGATCAGGGCCGCCGCCGGGCCGCGGAGCTCGTCCGCTCGCACCGCCTCTGGGAAGCGTATCTGGTCGAGCATTTGGGACTGGCGGCCGATCACGTCCACGACCCGGCCGAACGAATGGAACATTTTATCGACAGTCGGCTGCAAGAGCAGATCGTGGCCGACCTGAGCGATGCTCAGAAGGACCCGCACGGCCGCGAAATCCCCGGCGGGTGA
- a CDS encoding zinc ABC transporter substrate-binding protein, protein MEAWASIADQPMPCDGNSRSPALGAAASSACTTAGRILSNQKHNFLALNNCLQQRIISERKRPPLPMTTISALTRCPQGLAQFVLWLLPIFAVGCEGVGEIVAPTDRIRIVCTTGQVGDMLEHIGGQHVEVRALMGPGVDPHLYKATPGDIRLLKSAKAIFYNGLHLEGRLADVLERLAERKPTFAVTDEIRAHSPDRLRQAPEFAANYDPHVWFDVGLWADCADYAARKLIEVDPGHAEDYRRQADTYIAELRALDAATRNRIAEIPVEQRVLVTAHDAFGYFGRAYDIEVHGLQGISTADEADLGAINDLVRLLVARHVKAVFIETSVPSKNIRSLIQGCEAAGHELRLGGELYSDALGPADSPAATYVGMIDYNVEQIVGALR, encoded by the coding sequence ATGGAGGCCTGGGCAAGCATTGCCGATCAGCCCATGCCTTGCGACGGAAACTCACGATCGCCGGCCTTGGGCGCTGCCGCAAGTTCCGCCTGCACTACGGCAGGTCGGATTTTGAGCAATCAAAAACATAATTTCTTGGCATTGAATAATTGCCTGCAACAACGCATAATTTCCGAGCGGAAAAGACCGCCCCTGCCTATGACGACAATCTCCGCACTAACCCGATGTCCCCAAGGCCTGGCTCAGTTCGTGCTTTGGCTCTTGCCGATCTTCGCCGTCGGCTGTGAGGGGGTGGGGGAAATCGTCGCACCTACCGATCGTATTCGAATTGTCTGTACGACCGGGCAGGTCGGCGACATGCTCGAACATATCGGTGGCCAGCACGTCGAGGTGCGAGCGCTCATGGGGCCGGGCGTCGATCCGCATTTGTATAAGGCTACGCCCGGCGACATCCGACTGCTGAAGAGCGCGAAGGCGATTTTCTATAACGGTCTCCACCTCGAGGGACGTCTGGCGGACGTGCTCGAGCGATTGGCCGAGCGTAAGCCGACGTTCGCCGTTACCGACGAGATTCGCGCGCATTCGCCCGACCGCTTGCGGCAAGCCCCGGAGTTCGCCGCCAACTACGATCCCCACGTGTGGTTCGACGTGGGCTTGTGGGCCGACTGCGCCGACTACGCCGCGCGGAAATTGATCGAGGTTGATCCCGGCCACGCCGAGGATTATCGCCGCCAGGCCGACACTTACATCGCCGAGCTGCGCGCGCTCGACGCTGCCACGCGCAACCGCATCGCCGAGATTCCTGTCGAGCAACGCGTGCTGGTCACGGCGCACGATGCGTTCGGATACTTCGGCCGAGCGTACGACATTGAGGTTCACGGACTGCAAGGAATCAGCACGGCCGACGAAGCCGATCTGGGAGCTATCAACGACCTGGTCCGCTTGCTGGTGGCTCGACACGTGAAAGCCGTCTTCATCGAAACGAGCGTGCCTTCGAAGAACATCCGCAGCCTGATTCAAGGTTGCGAGGCCGCGGGGCACGAGCTGCGCCTGGGCGGCGAACTCTATTCCGACGCATTGGGCCCCGCCGACTCGCCGGCGGCGACCTACGTCGGCATGATCGATTACAACGTCGAGCAGATCGTGGGGGCGCTGCGATGA
- a CDS encoding metal ABC transporter ATP-binding protein yields the protein MKRMADDKPTAAPAEDTPAAERPRSAAPPLEVHDMTVAYHRKPVLWDIDLVAPEGHLIGIIGPNGAGKSTFIKAVLGLIPLASGKVQIYGRPYAEQRHLVGYVPQRETVDWDFPVTALDVVMMGTYGRLGWFRRPGAAERSLATACLEKVGMAEFAHRQIQQLSGGQQQRIFLARALAQDAQIYFMDEPFAGVDAATEQAIVALLQSLRNSGKTVFVVHHELQTVRNYFDFVILLNLRLVAAGPTATTFTKQNLQQTYGGRLTILDEVAEAVRLGEGPR from the coding sequence ATGAAACGAATGGCCGACGACAAGCCGACCGCGGCGCCTGCAGAAGATACGCCTGCCGCCGAACGACCACGCTCGGCGGCGCCGCCCCTCGAGGTCCACGACATGACCGTGGCCTACCACCGCAAGCCGGTGCTGTGGGATATCGACCTGGTCGCGCCCGAGGGACACTTGATCGGCATCATCGGGCCCAACGGGGCCGGCAAAAGCACTTTCATCAAGGCGGTGTTGGGACTCATTCCGTTGGCCAGCGGCAAGGTGCAGATCTACGGCCGGCCGTACGCCGAGCAGCGCCACCTGGTCGGCTATGTGCCGCAGCGCGAGACGGTGGATTGGGATTTTCCCGTCACCGCGCTCGACGTGGTGATGATGGGAACCTACGGCCGGCTGGGCTGGTTCCGCCGACCGGGCGCGGCCGAGCGCTCCCTCGCCACGGCATGCCTGGAAAAGGTCGGCATGGCCGAATTTGCCCATCGCCAGATTCAGCAACTCTCCGGCGGGCAACAGCAGCGAATCTTTCTGGCGCGGGCGCTTGCGCAAGATGCGCAGATTTATTTCATGGACGAGCCGTTTGCCGGCGTCGATGCGGCGACCGAGCAAGCCATCGTGGCCCTGCTGCAATCACTGCGCAACAGCGGCAAGACGGTGTTCGTCGTGCATCACGAGTTGCAAACGGTGCGCAACTATTTCGACTTCGTGATTCTGCTGAACCTGCGGCTCGTCGCGGCCGGACCCACGGCGACGACCTTTACGAAACAAAACCTGCAGCAGACGTACGGTGGCCGCCTGACCATTCTCGACGAGGTTGCCGAGGCCGTGCGGCTGGGAGAAGGGCCGCGGTGA
- a CDS encoding iron chelate uptake ABC transporter family permease subunit: MIALSNTLLVMLGTSLLGAVAAIVGSFAVLRRRALVGDLMAHAALPGLCLAFLVLGYRPLAARWFGAEAIAGGWQFTAMLAGAFVTGLAGVACVTLLCRYTRTKEDAAIGIVLSTFFGAGVVLASLIQNLPTASSKAGLQTYIYGQAAGMTREDVRFIAIVAGACLVLVTLLYKEFQVFSFDPGFARAQGWPTLAIDMTMMGTLALVTVVGLPSVGVVLMAAMLIIPGAAARFWTNRLGTMLVIAGLIGAGSGILGTMISAGTIEEVLGFDPLAFGHNTRNLPTGPVIVLCGTFLFFISMLFAPQRGVIARVVRIWSVRRRIERENLLRSLYELAEPQLPERTTVAWQQLVDDRSWTATNVRRLARWAARAGLAEVTPAGARFTAAGLVSAEQLVRTHRLWELYLISGADIAPDHVDRDADSIEHFLTPEIVARLEAQLAAAGQLPPSETVVPHSPHEIPAAADPGAAGREATRG; the protein is encoded by the coding sequence GTGATCGCGCTCTCGAATACTCTGCTGGTGATGCTCGGCACGTCGCTCTTGGGCGCCGTGGCCGCGATCGTCGGCAGCTTCGCAGTGCTCCGCCGTCGCGCGCTCGTCGGCGATTTGATGGCCCACGCGGCGCTGCCGGGCTTGTGCCTGGCGTTCCTGGTGCTCGGCTATCGGCCGCTCGCCGCGCGATGGTTTGGGGCAGAAGCCATTGCCGGCGGCTGGCAATTTACCGCCATGCTCGCCGGCGCCTTCGTGACCGGGCTGGCCGGCGTTGCCTGCGTCACGCTGTTGTGCCGCTACACGCGCACCAAGGAAGATGCCGCGATCGGCATCGTGCTCAGCACGTTCTTCGGCGCGGGCGTCGTGCTCGCGAGTCTTATTCAAAATCTACCGACGGCCAGCAGCAAAGCAGGACTGCAAACTTACATCTATGGCCAGGCGGCCGGCATGACGCGCGAGGATGTGCGCTTCATCGCCATCGTGGCCGGGGCCTGCCTGGTGCTGGTCACATTGCTCTACAAAGAGTTCCAGGTCTTCAGCTTCGACCCAGGCTTTGCCCGCGCGCAGGGTTGGCCGACACTGGCCATCGATATGACGATGATGGGAACGCTGGCGCTGGTGACCGTCGTGGGACTGCCGAGCGTGGGCGTGGTGCTGATGGCGGCGATGCTCATTATCCCTGGCGCCGCCGCGCGCTTCTGGACGAACCGCTTGGGCACGATGCTGGTGATCGCTGGCCTGATCGGCGCGGGCTCAGGCATTCTTGGAACGATGATCTCGGCCGGCACGATCGAAGAAGTATTGGGTTTCGACCCGTTAGCCTTTGGTCACAATACGCGCAATCTGCCGACCGGGCCGGTGATCGTGCTTTGCGGCACATTTTTGTTTTTCATTTCGATGCTCTTCGCCCCACAGCGGGGTGTGATTGCCCGCGTTGTGAGAATATGGAGCGTGCGGCGGCGCATCGAGCGCGAAAATCTTTTGCGGTCGCTCTACGAACTTGCCGAGCCGCAATTGCCTGAACGGACGACGGTCGCTTGGCAGCAATTGGTTGACGATCGCAGTTGGACCGCGACGAATGTGCGCCGGCTGGCCCGCTGGGCGGCGCGTGCGGGTCTGGCAGAAGTAACACCCGCAGGAGCGCGATTTACGGCCGCGGGTCTGGTCAGCGCCGAGCAACTCGTGCGGACGCACCGCCTGTGGGAGCTCTATCTGATCTCGGGCGCCGATATCGCGCCCGATCACGTCGACCGCGACGCGGACTCGATCGAGCATTTCCTCACGCCCGAGATTGTCGCCCGGCTCGAAGCCCAGCTCGCGGCGGCCGGTCAATTGCCACCGTCGGAAACGGTGGTGCCGCATTCGCCTCACGAGATACCGGCCGCGGCCGACCCCGGCGCCGCCGGCAGGGAGGCGACCCGTGGCTAG
- a CDS encoding pitrilysin family protein, translating to MEFREHVLPNGLEVVAECNPRAHSMALGFFVKTGARDESSAVAGVSHFLEHMLFKGTARRTADDVNREFDEMGAHYNAFTSEEKTVYYAAVLPEYQAQALDLLADIMRPALREADFTTEKQVILEEIQMYQDQPPFGMDDRCKAIHFGNHPLGHSVLGTLESVGQLPVDAMREYFKRRYCPTNIALVASGQVDFDALVKLAEQHCGAWERADAERKIEPASARCAFECVVKDGVTQQYAIQLANGPSATQNERFAAKLLATILGDDSGSRLFWALVDPGLAEHASIGHYDYLGTGMFMTYLSCDPEAAASNLQKVLDIYRAVESQGITDQELDQAKSKINSRVVLSSERPRGRLFNVGANWVHRREYRSVKDDLAAVDAVTPADIAAVLKQYPLTKSTTVTVGPAANVAQPK from the coding sequence TTGGAATTTCGTGAGCATGTGCTGCCCAATGGCCTGGAGGTGGTGGCGGAATGCAATCCGCGGGCGCATTCGATGGCGTTGGGCTTCTTCGTGAAGACCGGCGCGCGCGACGAATCGAGCGCCGTGGCGGGGGTCAGTCATTTTCTCGAGCACATGCTGTTCAAAGGGACGGCGCGCCGCACGGCCGACGATGTAAACCGTGAATTCGACGAAATGGGGGCGCACTACAACGCCTTCACCAGCGAAGAAAAAACCGTTTACTACGCCGCCGTTTTGCCCGAGTACCAGGCGCAGGCACTGGACTTGCTCGCCGACATCATGCGGCCGGCCTTGCGCGAAGCCGACTTCACGACCGAAAAACAGGTGATCCTGGAAGAAATCCAGATGTATCAGGATCAGCCTCCTTTCGGCATGGACGACCGCTGCAAAGCGATCCATTTCGGCAACCATCCTCTGGGACATAGCGTGCTGGGGACGCTGGAAAGCGTCGGCCAACTGCCGGTGGACGCGATGCGCGAGTACTTCAAGCGCCGCTACTGCCCGACAAACATTGCGCTCGTGGCGTCGGGGCAGGTCGATTTCGACGCTCTGGTCAAGCTGGCTGAGCAACACTGCGGTGCCTGGGAGAGGGCGGACGCCGAGCGGAAGATCGAGCCCGCTAGCGCACGTTGCGCTTTCGAGTGCGTGGTCAAAGACGGTGTGACGCAGCAATACGCCATCCAATTGGCCAATGGCCCCAGCGCTACGCAGAACGAGCGCTTCGCCGCCAAGCTGCTGGCCACGATCCTGGGCGACGACTCGGGCAGCCGGCTGTTTTGGGCGCTGGTCGACCCTGGGCTGGCCGAGCACGCCAGCATCGGCCATTACGATTATCTCGGCACCGGAATGTTCATGACCTATCTCAGCTGCGATCCGGAGGCCGCGGCGAGCAACTTGCAGAAAGTGCTCGATATTTATCGCGCCGTTGAATCGCAGGGAATCACCGATCAAGAGCTCGATCAGGCCAAGAGCAAGATCAACTCGCGCGTCGTTCTGAGCAGCGAACGGCCGCGCGGACGACTGTTCAACGTCGGCGCCAACTGGGTGCATCGCCGCGAATATCGGTCGGTGAAAGACGACCTGGCCGCCGTCGACGCCGTCACTCCGGCCGACATCGCGGCCGTGCTGAAGCAATATCCGCTCACCAAAAGCACCACCGTCACCGTAGGCCCCGCCGCCAATGTCGCGCAGCCCAAGTAG
- a CDS encoding sigma-70 family RNA polymerase sigma factor, with product MADFAELDRLVLEHLPAALRFATRMTGDRDAAEDLVQDALLRIARSWQTFRGSATFRTWFYRVLINVFRDRLRSNRTFSIASIDEAEETPDPRSVSPPTAAATNELADRVAAEVSRLPLRQREVMVLTAFEGLSIVETAGLLDITEQNVHATLSAARARLRSRLAAYLGFAEK from the coding sequence GTGGCGGACTTCGCTGAGCTTGATCGACTGGTCCTCGAGCATCTGCCGGCAGCCTTGCGGTTCGCCACACGGATGACCGGAGACCGCGACGCGGCCGAAGATCTCGTGCAGGACGCCTTGCTCCGTATCGCGCGCAGCTGGCAGACCTTTCGCGGTAGCGCGACGTTTCGCACCTGGTTCTATCGAGTGTTGATCAACGTGTTTCGCGATCGACTACGCAGCAACCGAACGTTCTCGATCGCCTCGATCGACGAGGCCGAGGAAACACCCGACCCCCGGTCCGTGAGCCCGCCGACCGCCGCGGCAACGAACGAGTTGGCCGATCGCGTGGCGGCCGAAGTTTCCCGGCTGCCGCTACGGCAGCGCGAAGTGATGGTGCTTACGGCCTTCGAAGGATTGTCGATCGTGGAAACCGCCGGGCTGCTCGACATCACCGAGCAGAACGTTCACGCAACCTTGTCGGCGGCGCGGGCGCGGCTGCGGAGCCGGCTCGCTGCTTACCTGGGCTTTGCCGAAAAGTGA
- a CDS encoding N-acetyltransferase, which translates to MLGLTYFKRYRMEIDLDQGLPAPEVPLGYRLVPWRSDLQSAHAEAKYLSFRNGIDANVFPCLGEHEGCQRLMREISLKDGFLPGATWLAATDGFDQPLEYCGTIQGIRDRSGLGAIQNLGTTPEHRGQGLGRALMLAALAGFRAAGLRRAYLEVTAQNDSAIRLYRHIGFHKARTVYKAVESASPALR; encoded by the coding sequence ATGTTAGGTCTCACGTATTTCAAGCGTTACCGCATGGAGATCGACCTCGACCAGGGTCTCCCTGCGCCCGAGGTCCCCCTGGGATACCGCCTGGTACCGTGGCGATCCGACTTGCAATCGGCCCATGCCGAGGCCAAGTACCTCAGCTTTCGCAACGGCATCGATGCCAACGTCTTTCCGTGCCTCGGCGAGCATGAGGGGTGCCAGCGCCTGATGCGGGAAATCAGTCTGAAGGACGGTTTCTTGCCTGGCGCCACCTGGTTGGCCGCCACCGACGGCTTTGATCAGCCACTCGAGTATTGCGGCACCATCCAGGGGATTCGCGACCGCTCGGGGCTGGGAGCGATTCAGAATCTGGGCACCACGCCGGAGCATCGCGGCCAAGGTTTGGGCCGGGCCCTGATGCTGGCGGCCCTGGCGGGTTTCCGGGCGGCCGGCTTGCGGCGCGCCTATTTGGAAGTAACCGCCCAGAACGATAGTGCCATTCGCTTGTATCGCCACATCGGCTTTCACAAGGCGCGCACGGTATATAAGGCCGTCGAAAGCGCGTCGCCCGCGCTGCGCTAA